A window of the Clupea harengus chromosome 8, Ch_v2.0.2, whole genome shotgun sequence genome harbors these coding sequences:
- the p2rx1 gene encoding P2X purinoceptor 1 isoform X2: MKDAITGVFADFFCEYETPRQVLVRSKRVGVVCRLIQLGVLAYIIGWVFIYEKGYQIEDTAIGSVLTKMKGVGYTTEGEQKRLWDVADYVFPAQGDASFVVMTNYIITPRQKQDKCPELQDGKHRCSSDKDCEVGFRRTGSGHMTGKCVNDTRTCEVFAWCPVEDDRNIPDPALLLTAENYTLFIKNSVTFPQFDVVRSNLVEGVDNNYIKKCLYHPTDDPLCPIFRLGDIVKLSGFDFLHIARVGGAIGIRIEWVCNLDYNLKHCKPKYHFHGLYGSASEKDKARASVGYNFRHAKYYMEDKVEERTLMKVFGIRFNVIVRGLARKFDIIPTLTAIGSGVGIFGVATVVCDLVLLYVLPKRHFYHNLKFKSTVMEHEVNGSESSERTVPMADRDTKEPPPITVKE; the protein is encoded by the exons ATGAAGGATGCCATCACCGGCGTCTTCGCAGACTTCTTTTGTGAGTACGAGACTCCCCGGCAGGTACTGGTGAGAAGCAAGAGGGTGGGGGTCGTGTGCCGCCTCATCCAGCTCGGGGTCCTGGCTTACATCATTGG gtgggtTTTCATCTATGAGAAAGGCTACCAGATTGAAGACACTGCTATTGGTTCTGTCCTCACCAAGATGAAGGGAGTAGGCTACACTACTGAGGGTGAACAAAAGCGGTTGTGGGACGTGGCAGACTACGTCTTTCCTGCGCAG GGGGATGCATCATTCGTGGTGATGACTAATTACATAATCACCCCGAGGCAGAAACAAGACAAGTGCCCGGAG CTTCAAGATGGCAAGCATCGATGCAGCTCGGACAAAGACTGTGAAGTGGGATTCAGACGTACAGGAAGTG ggcATATGACAGGGAAGTGTGTCAATGATACAAGAACCTGTGAGGTCTTTGCCTGGTGTCCTGTAGAAGACGACCGCAATATTCCAGA TCCCGCGCTGCTGTTGACAGCGGAGAACTATACCCTCTTCATTAAAAACTCTGTCACCTTCCCTCAGTTTGATGTTGTCAG GAGCAATCTTGTTGAAGGTGTGGATAATAACTACATCAAAAAATGTCTCTACCATCCGACAGACGACCCTCTATGCCCCATCTTTAGGCTGGGAGATATAGTGAAGCTGTCTGGCTTCGACTTCTTGCACATAGCAAGAGTG GGTGGGGCAATCGGCATCCGAATTGAATGGGTCTGTAATCTGGATTACAACCTGAAACACTGCAAACCAAAGTACCACTTCCATGGTCTCTATGGTAGCGCAAGTGAGAAGGACAAGGCCAGGGCTTCTGTGGGCTATAACTTCAG GCATGCTAAATATTACATGGAAGACAAAGTGGAGGAGAGAACCCTAATGAAAGTGTTTGGTATCCGCTTCAACGTCATTGTTCGCGGACTG GCAAGAAAATTTGATATCATTCCAACATTGACCGCAATTGGGTCAGGAGTAGGGATCTTTGGAGTG GCAACTGTTGTATGTGACCTTGTGCTTTTGTATGTATTGCCCAAGAGACATTTCTACCACAACTTGAAATTCAAATCAACAGTCATGGAACATGAG GTAAATGGCAGTGAGTCATCTGAAAGAACTGTGCCTATGGCAGACAGAGACACCAAAGAACCACCTCCGATAACAGTGAAG GAGTGA
- the p2rx1 gene encoding P2X purinoceptor 1 isoform X1, which translates to MKDAITGVFADFFCEYETPRQVLVRSKRVGVVCRLIQLGVLAYIIGWVFIYEKGYQIEDTAIGSVLTKMKGVGYTTEGEQKRLWDVADYVFPAQGDASFVVMTNYIITPRQKQDKCPELQDGKHRCSSDKDCEVGFRRTGSGHSVELKHGAACCFVEPLGSNLRHMTGKCVNDTRTCEVFAWCPVEDDRNIPDPALLLTAENYTLFIKNSVTFPQFDVVRSNLVEGVDNNYIKKCLYHPTDDPLCPIFRLGDIVKLSGFDFLHIARVGGAIGIRIEWVCNLDYNLKHCKPKYHFHGLYGSASEKDKARASVGYNFRHAKYYMEDKVEERTLMKVFGIRFNVIVRGLARKFDIIPTLTAIGSGVGIFGVATVVCDLVLLYVLPKRHFYHNLKFKSTVMEHEVNGSESSERTVPMADRDTKEPPPITVKE; encoded by the exons ATGAAGGATGCCATCACCGGCGTCTTCGCAGACTTCTTTTGTGAGTACGAGACTCCCCGGCAGGTACTGGTGAGAAGCAAGAGGGTGGGGGTCGTGTGCCGCCTCATCCAGCTCGGGGTCCTGGCTTACATCATTGG gtgggtTTTCATCTATGAGAAAGGCTACCAGATTGAAGACACTGCTATTGGTTCTGTCCTCACCAAGATGAAGGGAGTAGGCTACACTACTGAGGGTGAACAAAAGCGGTTGTGGGACGTGGCAGACTACGTCTTTCCTGCGCAG GGGGATGCATCATTCGTGGTGATGACTAATTACATAATCACCCCGAGGCAGAAACAAGACAAGTGCCCGGAG CTTCAAGATGGCAAGCATCGATGCAGCTCGGACAAAGACTGTGAAGTGGGATTCAGACGTACAGGAAGTG GCCATTCAGTAGAGCTGAAGCATGGAGCTGCATGCTGTTTTGTTGAGCCCCTGGGATCTAATTTGA ggcATATGACAGGGAAGTGTGTCAATGATACAAGAACCTGTGAGGTCTTTGCCTGGTGTCCTGTAGAAGACGACCGCAATATTCCAGA TCCCGCGCTGCTGTTGACAGCGGAGAACTATACCCTCTTCATTAAAAACTCTGTCACCTTCCCTCAGTTTGATGTTGTCAG GAGCAATCTTGTTGAAGGTGTGGATAATAACTACATCAAAAAATGTCTCTACCATCCGACAGACGACCCTCTATGCCCCATCTTTAGGCTGGGAGATATAGTGAAGCTGTCTGGCTTCGACTTCTTGCACATAGCAAGAGTG GGTGGGGCAATCGGCATCCGAATTGAATGGGTCTGTAATCTGGATTACAACCTGAAACACTGCAAACCAAAGTACCACTTCCATGGTCTCTATGGTAGCGCAAGTGAGAAGGACAAGGCCAGGGCTTCTGTGGGCTATAACTTCAG GCATGCTAAATATTACATGGAAGACAAAGTGGAGGAGAGAACCCTAATGAAAGTGTTTGGTATCCGCTTCAACGTCATTGTTCGCGGACTG GCAAGAAAATTTGATATCATTCCAACATTGACCGCAATTGGGTCAGGAGTAGGGATCTTTGGAGTG GCAACTGTTGTATGTGACCTTGTGCTTTTGTATGTATTGCCCAAGAGACATTTCTACCACAACTTGAAATTCAAATCAACAGTCATGGAACATGAG GTAAATGGCAGTGAGTCATCTGAAAGAACTGTGCCTATGGCAGACAGAGACACCAAAGAACCACCTCCGATAACAGTGAAG GAGTGA